One region of Mycolicibacterium rhodesiae NBB3 genomic DNA includes:
- a CDS encoding phosphotransferase has protein sequence MADDIADMVVEWITATVGPIRSIERQQRWRPAWFITADRNGQPVRLYVRGNREGFGFAGVEAEAAILREMENHGIPVPHVHGVIADGAAVVMDWLPGEADLGSAADAFEIDAVMDDYVDALVRTHRIDPAALSDIGLRVPTGAHGVALDYFETFVERYRSFKQRPEPLLEFAIGWLRRNPPTHRSTPRFVLGDTGQFMFADGRITGLLDVELAHIGDISHDLAGLRLRNVTEPMGDLGRVLRRYAEVSGEPLDVASIEFHTAKFALCTPLGVALVLHLDLPLLDIVQYIEWFHQLSLHAIESIARLSDVELASVSLPDPVRSRYDGVIDGLATMVESLDADPGIAEYQRGSVATVARFCHRVSEFGEAIDRADLADIEATVRLESADRRAADQALETFILDAGPEHDAALIQLLHRRVMRQLLLLEPLLSGGRIGHVAPLADLLASEAP, from the coding sequence ATGGCAGACGACATTGCCGACATGGTCGTGGAGTGGATTACCGCAACCGTCGGCCCGATCCGCTCCATCGAGCGCCAACAGCGCTGGCGGCCCGCGTGGTTCATCACCGCTGACCGCAACGGCCAACCCGTTCGACTGTATGTCCGCGGCAACCGGGAAGGATTCGGATTCGCCGGTGTCGAAGCGGAGGCGGCGATTCTCCGGGAGATGGAAAACCATGGGATACCGGTCCCGCACGTCCACGGCGTCATTGCCGACGGTGCCGCGGTCGTGATGGATTGGCTGCCTGGCGAAGCTGACCTCGGCAGCGCCGCCGACGCTTTCGAAATCGACGCCGTCATGGACGACTACGTCGACGCGCTCGTGCGAACGCACCGCATCGACCCAGCCGCCCTCTCCGACATCGGCTTGCGCGTCCCCACCGGCGCACATGGCGTCGCACTCGACTATTTCGAGACCTTCGTGGAGCGGTATCGATCCTTCAAGCAGCGACCAGAACCGTTGTTGGAGTTCGCGATCGGGTGGCTCAGGAGAAACCCGCCCACACACCGGTCAACGCCTCGATTCGTCCTCGGTGACACGGGTCAATTCATGTTCGCCGACGGGCGGATAACTGGCCTCCTCGACGTCGAGTTGGCGCACATCGGAGACATCTCACACGACCTGGCCGGCTTGCGCTTACGGAACGTGACCGAACCCATGGGCGACTTGGGCCGAGTACTGCGGCGCTACGCAGAGGTTTCCGGCGAGCCGCTGGACGTGGCATCCATCGAGTTCCACACCGCGAAGTTCGCACTTTGCACTCCCTTGGGAGTCGCGCTGGTCCTTCACTTGGACCTCCCGCTGCTCGACATCGTGCAGTACATCGAGTGGTTCCATCAACTTTCGCTGCACGCGATCGAGTCCATCGCTCGGTTGTCAGATGTGGAACTCGCCTCAGTGTCGCTACCCGACCCGGTCCGGTCGCGTTACGACGGTGTGATCGACGGGCTGGCGACCATGGTCGAATCTCTCGACGCGGACCCCGGGATCGCCGAATATCAACGGGGCTCGGTGGCAACGGTGGCACGCTTCTGTCATCGGGTGAGCGAATTCGGCGAAGCGATCGACCGTGCAGACCTCGCGGACATCGAGGCGACCGTCAGGCTGGAATCAGCAGATCGCCGCGCCGCTGACCAAGCACTCGAAACCTTCATCTTGGATGCCGGCCCAGAACACGACGCGGCGCTCATCCAGCTTCTTCACCGTCGGGTCATGCGGCAACTGCTACTACTCGAGCCGCTGTTGTCCGGCGGTCGAATTGGTCATGTCGCGCCGCTTGCTGACCTACTGGCGAGCGAAGCTCCGTGA